The proteins below come from a single Leptospiraceae bacterium genomic window:
- a CDS encoding chemotaxis protein CheW, with the protein MAVELKYILEFAHGDGITKIPCVPDHISGCINLRGDMLVLIDFLYLLKAEKNENFENKKVIVVRYNDMMLGLLVDQLIDVIYLSKEQILINPPNKNANGQDLMKGVCFHDSQMVGLVDIEKIYTYEKLYVEENVSY; encoded by the coding sequence TTGGCTGTAGAATTAAAGTATATCTTAGAGTTTGCACACGGTGACGGAATTACAAAAATTCCATGTGTACCAGATCATATATCTGGATGTATTAATTTGCGCGGGGATATGCTTGTTCTAATTGATTTTTTATATCTTCTTAAAGCAGAAAAAAATGAAAACTTTGAAAATAAAAAAGTAATAGTAGTTCGATACAATGATATGATGCTCGGACTTCTAGTAGACCAATTGATAGACGTTATTTATCTTTCTAAAGAGCAAATACTGATTAACCCACCGAATAAAAATGCTAACGGACAAGACTTAATGAAAGGTGTTTGTTTTCATGATTCACAAATGGTCGGGCTTGTAGATATAGAAAAAATTTATACTTATGAAAAACTTTATGTAGAAGAAAATGTTAGTTATTAA
- a CDS encoding IS701 family transposase: protein MDFILNEHSDLFSEYINSFDPLWVRKEQKEYFEKTLKGFSSEIKRKNIERISETIIDQDYQNLHHFITTSPWDKKDMNEIRINFMREHSNSYPTKKAILVIDDSGVLKRGNSTEGVGHQYIGQVGKVANGNVFVTSHLVSEFKHMPLDIKEFIPEDKTKTKEEQKFTTKIEIAIFLIEEAIRRGIKFEFVVADAWYGSSPNFTDYLEAKGLKYIVSIKSNRNIFYKFPNDLKSSEHKISELLTLIEPDAFAPLILNYQMVRTRKFILLGWI, encoded by the coding sequence GTGGATTTCATACTTAACGAGCATTCCGATTTATTTAGCGAGTATATAAATTCTTTCGATCCATTATGGGTAAGGAAAGAGCAAAAAGAATATTTTGAGAAGACCTTAAAAGGTTTTAGTTCAGAGATAAAACGGAAAAATATTGAGCGGATTTCCGAAACGATAATAGATCAGGATTATCAAAATCTCCATCATTTCATTACAACTTCTCCTTGGGATAAGAAGGATATGAATGAGATACGTATTAACTTTATGCGAGAGCATAGTAACTCTTATCCGACAAAGAAAGCGATATTAGTCATTGATGATTCTGGTGTTCTTAAAAGAGGCAATTCGACAGAAGGCGTTGGGCATCAATATATTGGTCAAGTTGGAAAAGTGGCTAATGGCAACGTATTCGTAACCTCACATTTAGTGAGTGAGTTCAAGCATATGCCATTAGATATAAAAGAATTTATACCCGAAGATAAAACTAAAACCAAAGAAGAACAAAAATTTACAACAAAGATAGAGATTGCGATTTTTCTAATAGAAGAAGCTATTCGACGAGGAATCAAATTTGAATTCGTTGTTGCAGATGCATGGTATGGTTCTAGCCCTAATTTTACTGACTATTTAGAGGCTAAAGGTTTGAAGTATATTGTATCAATTAAAAGTAATCGAAATATATTTTACAAATTTCCTAATGATTTAAAAAGTAGTGAGCACAAGATAAGTGAGTTACTTACACTCATAGAGCCTGACGCATTTGCCCCCTTGATATTAAATTATCAGATGGTTCGAACAAGAAAATTTATTTTGTTAGGATGGATTTAA
- a CDS encoding transposase, whose translation MIIETDRIGDWANAEVSYFISNATELRDDTVIRYYHRRNWIEVFYREVKDFLGADEYQMRSMDRILRHWTLCIVTYSMMQWLQHGKAIKEFVKKTIDLWRRSNCMQDLFEKKNN comes from the coding sequence GTGATAATTGAAACTGATAGAATTGGTGATTGGGCAAATGCAGAGGTAAGTTATTTTATTTCCAATGCAACTGAATTGCGCGATGACACTGTTATCCGCTACTATCATAGACGGAATTGGATAGAAGTATTCTATAGAGAAGTAAAAGACTTTCTAGGTGCAGACGAATATCAAATGCGGAGTATGGATAGAATTCTTCGACATTGGACATTATGCATAGTAACCTACAGCATGATGCAATGGCTACAACATGGAAAAGCAATCAAGGAATTCGTAAAAAAAACGATTGACCTTTGGAGACGTTCAAACTGTATGCAGGATTTATTTGAAAAAAAGAATAATTGA
- a CDS encoding chemotaxis protein CheW — translation MAIKNKSDLQESFLVFSVQNSTYAIYSSSVIELIWLPELSRIESQSFYVVGYFNFRGEFLPIIDLNLRQGMKTKRYTIQDKILVITNGASKFGIHINDVFNVIHFSFEKDNVANEVIPNKITDGVIQTQFGITQILNIESLANLNIPQGETFKFKEFSEAHLAKLFSGMSDVDRQVLMRLCHLKGLLKFHQGVLGKY, via the coding sequence ATGGCTATAAAAAATAAATCAGATTTACAAGAAAGTTTTTTAGTATTTTCAGTTCAGAACTCTACGTATGCGATATATTCGTCTAGTGTGATAGAATTGATTTGGTTACCTGAACTTTCTAGAATTGAATCTCAATCATTTTATGTTGTTGGGTATTTTAATTTCCGAGGAGAATTTTTGCCTATCATTGATCTAAATCTCAGACAAGGAATGAAAACAAAACGATATACGATACAAGATAAAATTTTAGTTATTACAAACGGAGCAAGTAAATTCGGAATTCATATCAATGACGTTTTTAATGTAATCCATTTTTCATTTGAAAAAGACAATGTAGCTAACGAAGTTATACCAAACAAAATCACAGACGGAGTTATTCAGACCCAGTTTGGAATTACACAGATTCTAAACATCGAATCATTGGCTAATTTAAATATACCACAAGGAGAAACTTTTAAATTTAAAGAATTCTCCGAAGCCCATCTGGCAAAATTATTTAGCGGAATGAGTGATGTCGATAGGCAAGTATTAATGCGACTTTGTCATCTTAAAGGGCTATTAAAATTCCATCAAGGTGTTTTAGGAAAATACTAG
- a CDS encoding tetratricopeptide repeat protein gives MNHFSENLSQLIQSKLGIHIGSEKIKFYMEGLYRKSSLINKYSEEKYLEYLTEKTNFAENEWKIILDALNISETYFLRDAGQFEILEKHIIPSILEKNNVSKKINIWSAGCSTGEEPYSIAILLNELLPNIASWDISVLATDVNEKSIEKAMEGNYMEWSFREMPPEKVTKHFTQRKNLYQVNDSIKKNIQFRVNNLLETAYHNEFDLILCRNVFIYFDDNSKKTVLNKFDRSIKENGYMLLGHSEAPHLIPDSFESIVNQKSIYYRKKIISSPVNISETNNLPKTKIEIKKNISQTTPQKVFKAQFDNSKNKIELAKNLTNNGHLPEAEKILQNILAENPSNHEAIFLQGQILEAKGNFDSAENRYKKAIYLEPLFLESYLNLSNLYTSLNKMEEAIKIKNAALYCLKENQNLKQIYSEKGYHIESLETFFKEESGLWL, from the coding sequence GTGAATCATTTTTCAGAAAACCTTTCTCAATTAATTCAATCTAAGTTAGGAATCCACATAGGTTCAGAAAAAATCAAATTTTATATGGAGGGGTTATATCGAAAATCGAGTTTAATAAATAAATATTCTGAAGAAAAGTATCTAGAGTATCTAACTGAAAAAACGAATTTCGCAGAAAACGAATGGAAAATTATTCTCGATGCACTCAATATTTCTGAGACATATTTCTTGCGTGATGCCGGACAATTTGAAATTTTAGAAAAACATATTATTCCTTCTATCCTCGAAAAAAATAACGTTTCTAAAAAAATCAATATATGGAGTGCAGGCTGCTCCACAGGGGAAGAACCTTATTCGATCGCAATATTATTAAATGAATTACTTCCAAATATTGCTTCGTGGGACATTTCTGTATTAGCCACAGACGTAAATGAAAAATCCATTGAAAAAGCAATGGAAGGAAATTATATGGAATGGTCGTTTCGAGAAATGCCACCCGAAAAGGTTACCAAACATTTTACGCAACGAAAAAATTTATACCAGGTGAATGACTCAATTAAAAAAAATATTCAGTTTAGAGTTAATAATTTACTAGAAACAGCCTACCATAACGAATTTGATTTAATACTTTGTCGCAATGTTTTTATTTATTTCGATGATAATTCTAAAAAAACAGTGCTCAATAAATTCGATAGATCTATAAAGGAAAATGGATATATGCTTCTTGGCCATTCAGAAGCACCGCATTTAATTCCAGATTCTTTCGAATCTATTGTGAATCAAAAATCCATTTATTACAGGAAAAAAATTATTAGTTCTCCAGTGAATATTTCAGAAACAAACAATCTTCCGAAAACCAAAATAGAGATTAAAAAAAACATATCTCAGACGACTCCCCAAAAGGTATTCAAAGCGCAATTCGATAATTCAAAAAATAAGATAGAACTTGCAAAGAATTTGACGAATAACGGACATTTACCGGAAGCAGAAAAAATACTACAAAATATCTTGGCGGAAAATCCATCTAATCACGAAGCAATATTTTTGCAGGGACAAATTCTAGAAGCCAAAGGTAACTTTGACTCTGCGGAAAATAGGTATAAAAAAGCAATTTACCTAGAACCTTTGTTTCTTGAGTCCTATCTAAATTTATCAAACTTATATACTTCATTAAATAAAATGGAAGAAGCAATCAAAATAAAAAATGCCGCATTGTATTGTTTAAAAGAAAATCAAAACCTAAAACAAATATACAGTGAAAAAGGATATCATATCGAAAGTTTAGAAACTTTTTTTAAGGAAGAATCTGGCTTATGGCTATAA
- a CDS encoding cadherin-like beta sandwich domain-containing protein, which translates to MKFRISKIKGHLKKIFFRIYLFLSYSIFILGSSYCDFNKSLQFQGSLPFLPNEITQVLNSGLSNLVVSQGTLYPVFSTSTTSYLVTLSSGTTSMTVTPTASDPLATITVNGISVTSGNASGNITLSSGSNTIIVQVTEQDGTIKTTTINANVVTNFLVKVNITGLLGTLVLTNNSESLSLTANGEFTFPTSLLNGSSYSVAIISKPSSQFCAITSAPNNNLPYGTISADITMTIQCSSGYLYNGTVYQTFPIPSIPSLIQLTTMAGAYPTSTLGNTDATGSAARFDNPIAIATDGSNIYVADIFNNAIRKVQISDNSVSTIATSAGPHGIATDGLYVYVTSFNTHVINRVPVGGGTVQTIAGTVNTSGNLDGQGISARFNTPTYLTTDGSNIYITDRGNNQIRKYSIATGNVTTIVTGLTSPNGITNDGTYLYIANSGVNNIMRYNLNLGGAATVFATGGFTSPYGLAMDGSNLYVFEGSGKQIKKVVISTGAISILISAVGYTDGTLGSTAQICTSGNPCDSSLTTDGVFLYIADRYNHSIRKIGP; encoded by the coding sequence TTGAAATTTAGAATTAGCAAAATAAAAGGACATTTAAAAAAAATATTTTTTAGGATTTATTTATTTTTAAGTTATTCCATTTTTATTTTGGGTTCTTCTTATTGTGATTTTAATAAATCTTTACAATTTCAAGGGTCACTTCCATTTCTTCCAAATGAAATAACACAAGTATTAAACAGCGGATTATCCAATTTAGTCGTTAGCCAAGGGACATTGTATCCAGTTTTTTCTACGTCTACAACTTCTTATTTAGTAACACTTAGCAGTGGTACTACTTCTATGACGGTAACACCAACAGCATCTGATCCTTTAGCCACTATAACTGTAAATGGAATTAGTGTTACATCGGGTAACGCATCCGGCAATATAACTTTATCATCAGGTTCGAATACAATAATTGTCCAAGTAACAGAGCAAGATGGAACAATCAAAACAACTACTATAAATGCAAATGTAGTCACAAATTTTCTTGTAAAAGTGAATATTACTGGTTTATTGGGTACATTAGTTTTAACAAACAATTCCGAGTCTCTTTCTTTAACGGCTAACGGTGAATTTACATTTCCAACTTCTTTACTGAATGGAAGTTCCTATTCAGTTGCAATCATCTCAAAACCTTCCTCTCAATTTTGCGCCATCACTTCTGCTCCAAATAATAATCTACCTTATGGTACAATCAGCGCGGATATTACAATGACAATTCAGTGTAGTTCTGGATACCTTTATAATGGGACGGTATATCAAACTTTCCCAATTCCAAGTATTCCATCTTTAATTCAGTTGACCACAATGGCGGGCGCATATCCGACAAGCACTCTTGGAAATACGGATGCCACGGGATCGGCAGCTCGATTCGATAATCCAATAGCCATTGCGACTGACGGTTCAAATATTTATGTAGCAGATATTTTTAATAACGCGATTCGAAAAGTACAAATTTCGGATAATTCTGTTTCAACGATCGCAACGAGTGCGGGTCCCCATGGAATTGCGACTGACGGTCTATATGTATATGTCACAAGTTTTAATACGCATGTAATTAATAGAGTTCCAGTCGGAGGAGGAACCGTTCAAACGATAGCAGGAACGGTAAATACATCTGGAAATTTGGATGGACAAGGTATTTCTGCAAGATTCAATACACCTACATATTTAACAACGGACGGGAGTAATATTTACATTACTGACAGAGGGAATAACCAAATTCGAAAATATTCAATTGCAACAGGAAATGTCACAACTATTGTAACAGGATTAACATCACCAAATGGAATTACAAATGACGGAACATATCTTTATATTGCAAATTCGGGTGTAAATAATATTATGCGTTACAATTTAAATTTGGGAGGTGCGGCTACAGTGTTTGCTACAGGCGGATTCACCTCTCCATATGGATTGGCTATGGATGGAAGTAATTTATACGTATTTGAAGGTTCAGGGAAACAAATCAAAAAAGTCGTAATATCTACAGGAGCTATAAGTATATTAATTTCCGCGGTGGGTTATACAGATGGAACGCTTGGCAGCACTGCACAAATTTGCACTTCTGGAAATCCTTGTGATTCATCCTTAACAACAGACGGAGTATTTCTTTATATAGCTGATCGGTATAATCATTCGATTCGAAAGATTGGTCCTTAA
- a CDS encoding mobilization protein, translating to MEYMINFIGGEKGGVGQSVVSRLLAQYFIDNNIPFKGYDTDRSHQTFLRFYGDYASSTTVDSYENLDALIESYDLENPYKLIIDLAAQTNLPLLNWIEESNVIELCKELNVKIKFWHVMDDSKDSVFILDTLLKTFQDKVDYVIVFNRGRGSQFSIFESSATKNLAIQYNASFMNLNKLHEKTMQKIDNTNSSFWAANHSSTSGLGLLERQRIKVWLNSVYEEFNKLSL from the coding sequence ATGGAATATATGATAAATTTTATCGGCGGCGAAAAAGGTGGAGTTGGACAATCTGTAGTTTCCAGATTGTTAGCTCAGTATTTTATAGATAACAATATTCCATTTAAAGGTTATGATACAGATCGTTCCCATCAAACTTTTCTTAGGTTTTATGGAGATTATGCTTCTTCGACTACTGTTGATTCATATGAAAATTTGGATGCGCTAATTGAAAGTTATGATTTAGAGAATCCATACAAATTAATTATTGATTTAGCGGCTCAAACAAATCTTCCACTTTTAAATTGGATTGAAGAGAGTAATGTAATCGAACTTTGTAAGGAACTAAATGTTAAAATAAAATTTTGGCATGTAATGGACGATAGCAAAGATTCCGTTTTTATATTAGATACTTTGCTAAAAACATTCCAAGATAAAGTAGATTATGTAATTGTATTTAATCGAGGAAGAGGATCCCAGTTCTCAATCTTTGAATCTTCAGCAACTAAAAATTTGGCAATACAATATAACGCATCTTTTATGAATTTGAATAAACTTCATGAGAAAACTATGCAAAAGATAGACAATACAAATTCTAGTTTTTGGGCGGCAAATCATTCCAGTACCTCTGGGCTTGGATTACTAGAAAGACAGAGAATAAAAGTATGGCTAAATTCAGTTTATGAAGAATTTAATAAATTAAGTCTCTAA